Proteins found in one Aspergillus puulaauensis MK2 DNA, chromosome 8, nearly complete sequence genomic segment:
- the nip1 gene encoding translation initiation factor eIF3 core subunit c (BUSCO:EOG092616QN;~COG:J;~EggNog:ENOG410PGWD;~InterPro:IPR036388,IPR036390,IPR027516,IPR008905, IPR000717;~PFAM:PF01399,PF05470;~go_component: GO:0005852 - eukaryotic translation initiation factor 3 complex [Evidence IEA];~go_function: GO:0003723 - RNA binding [Evidence IEA];~go_function: GO:0003743 - translation initiation factor activity [Evidence IEA];~go_function: GO:0031369 - translation initiation factor binding [Evidence IEA];~go_process: GO:0006413 - translational initiation [Evidence IEA]) → MSRFFYGNDSDSNSSGSDEEELYSDEEEVEKSEEESSEEEGSSSEEESSEDDEAGKTSASRFIKDISDSEESEDEEVVKVVKSAKNKRLEELESTIKLMDNAQKINDWAVISAEFDKLNRQIVKVVQSGPVPKVYVKTVADLEDLVNETVTKQKSSNKKMNASNAKGFNAIKQKIKKNNKEYAAQIEKYRANKEDFMESEDEEEKKKSAPAAPRLSKLERVEAPAAVAGDDDGFATVGRGGKTLQYTPESILKHLRVIVESRGKKNTDRLEQIKTMEKLLEVSQNPYQRIRVYLTLISTRFDLTTTSAAAYMSVEQWKAAEQEFATLLSVLEKETDYVVSEGAEEWEDDEKQPQVTPGQTLYIPGSIVSYIERLDDELTRSLQHIDPHTAEYIERLSDEKQLYTNLARTQIYVEGLTKREKTELRQDSLNRVVMRRLEHIYFKPSQVITILEDNTGKALPSELKSSITSGTNTADAEALVHTLCNYLFKNSDGILRARAMLAQIYFLALHDQYYRSRDLMLMSHLSENIANFDVSSQILFNRTLVQIGLCAFRAGLVYEAQNTLSEICGSGRQKELLAQGIILQRYSTVSPEQERLERQRQLPFHMHINLELLECIYLTSSMFLEVPLMAQTSSSPEMKRRVISKTFRRMLDYNERQVFTGPAENTRDGVIMSAKFLAAGDWKKAAEMLNSIKIWDLMPQPEKIKEMLSQQIQEEGLRTYLFTYAPFYDSLSISTLSTMFELPEKKIAAIISRMISHEELGAALDQVNDAIIFRKGAELSRLQSQIVTLGDKSMNLLEANEKTLEQRTQGMANAFQREHGPGGRGGRGPRGGGQGRGGGQGRGGARIPGGGQRRPGGQQFGGGALGGAIKA, encoded by the exons ATGTCGCGCTTTTTCTACGGtaacgacagcgacagcaacagcagcggctccgacgaggaggagctctacagcgatgaggaggaggtcgagaagTCCGAGGAGGAATccagcgaggaggagggtagCTCTTCGGAGGAAGAGTCCtctgaggatgatgaggctggaaAAACCAGTGCTAGTCGTTTCATAAAGGATATCAGTGATAGCGAGGAaagtgaggatgaagaggtgGTCAAGGTTGTGAAGAGTGCGAAGAACAAGCGGTTGGAGGAACTCGAGAGCACGATTAAGTTGATGGACAATGCTCAGAAGATTAACGATTGGGCGGTTATTTCAGCTG aattcGACAAGCTGAACCGTCAAATCGTGAAGGTCGTTCAGTCCGGCCCTGTTCCTAAGGTCTATGTCAAGACCGTCGCGGACCTCGAGGATTTGGTCAACGAGACCGTCACCAAGCAGAAGTCGTCCAACAAGAAGATGAACGCCAGCAACGCCAAGGGTTTCAACGCAATCAagcagaagatcaagaagaacaacaagGAATATGCTGCACAGATTGAGAAGTACCGTGCGAACAAGGAAGACTTCatggagagcgaggatgaagaggagaagaagaagtctgCCCCGGCTGCACCTCGCCTGAGCAAGCTGGAGCGCGTCGAGGCACCCGCTGCTGTTGCCGGTGACGACGATGGATTCGCGACCGTTGGCCGTGGTGGAAAGACTCTTCAGTACACCCCAGAGAGCATCCTTAAGCACCTCCGTGTTATCGTCGAGTCCcgaggaaagaagaacaCCGACCGCCTCGAGCAGATCAAGACCATGgagaagctcctcgaggTTTCCCAGAACCCTTACCAGCGCATCCGTGTCTACCTTACCCTTATCTCCACCCGCTTCGACCTTACCACTACATCTGCCGCTGCGTACATGAGCGTTGAACAATGGAAGGCTGCTGAGCAAGAATTCGCCACCCTGCTTTCCGTTCTTGAGAAGGAGACCGACTACGTTGTCAGCGAAGGTGccgaggagtgggaggatgatgagaagcAGCCCCAGGTTACGCCAGGCCAGACCCTGTACATCCCGGGCAGCATTGTTTCGTACATTGAGAGACTTGATGACGAGCTCACGAGGTCTCTGCAGCACATCGACCCTCACACCGCCGAGTATATCGAACGTCTGAGCGACGAGAAGCAGCTGTATACCAATCTTGCACGGACCCAGATCTACGTTGAGGGTCTGACGAAGCGGGAGAAGACCGAGCTTCGCCAGGACAGCCTTAATCGTgtggtgatgaggagacTCGAACACATCTACTTCAAGCCTTCTCAGGTCATCACAATTCTGGAAGATAACACGGGGAAGGCTCTTCCCTCAGAGCTGAAATCCTCCATCACAAGCGGTACAAACACTGCCGATGCCGAGGCCCTCGTCCACACGCTATGCAACTACCTGTTCAAGAACAGCGATGGTATCCTCCGGGCCCGGGCAATGCTCGCCCAGATCTACTTCCTCGCCCTTCACGACCAGTACTACCGTTCTCGTGACTTGATGCTCATGTCTCACCTTTCCGAGAACATTGCGAACTTCGATGTTAGCTCTCAGATCCTCTTCAACCGAACGTTGGTCCAGATCGGTCTGTGTGCCTTCCGTGCTGGTCTCGTCTACGAAGCCCAGAACACTCTCTCCGAGATCTGCGGTAGCGGGCGCCAGAAAGAGCTTCTCGCCCAGGGCATCATCCTCCAGCGTTACTCTACCGTCTCCCCCGAACAAGAGCGTCTTGAGCGTCAACGTCAACTCCCCTTCCACATGCACATCAACCTCGAACTGCTCGAGTGCATTTACCTCACCTCTAGCATGTTCCTTGAGGTCCCTCTGATGGCTcagacctcttcctcccccgaAATGAAGCGCCGCGTCATCTCCAAGACCTTCCGCCGTATGCTTGACTACAACGAGCGCCAGGTCTTCACCGGTCCCGCCGAGAACACCCGTGATGGTGTCATCATGAGcgccaagttcctcgccGCCGGTGACTGGAAGAAGGCCGCGGAGATGCTTAACTCCATCAAGATCTGGGACCTTATGCCCCAAccagagaagatcaaggagaTGCTCTCCCAGCAGATTCAAGAAGAGGGACTCCGCACATATCTCTTTACCTATGCCCCCTTCTACGACAGCCTCTCTATCTCCACCTTGTCAACCATGTTCGAGCTCCCCGAAAAGAAGATCGCTGCTATCATCAGCCGCATGATCTCCCACGAGGAACTCGGCGCAGCCCTCGACCAGGTCAACgacgccatcatcttccgcAAGGGTGCTGAGCTCTCTCGCCTCCAGTCCCAGATCGTCACCCTCGGCGACAAGTCCATGAACCTCCTCGAGGCCAACGAGAAGACTCTCGAGCAACGGACACAGGGTATGGCCAATGCCTTCCAGCGCGAGCACGGGCCtggcggccgtggcggccgTGGTCCCCGAGGTGGTGGTCAaggccgtggtggtggtcaagGCCGTGGTGGTGCGAGAATACCTGGTGGTGGACAGCGCCGACCGGGTGGACAGCAattcggtggtggtgcattGGGTGGAGCGATCAAGGCTTAA
- the YAK1 gene encoding putative protein kinase Yak1 (COG:T;~EggNog:ENOG410PGCF;~InterPro:IPR017441,IPR008271,IPR000719,IPR011009;~PFAM:PF07714,PF00069;~go_function: GO:0004672 - protein kinase activity [Evidence IEA];~go_function: GO:0005524 - ATP binding [Evidence IEA];~go_process: GO:0006468 - protein phosphorylation [Evidence IEA]) translates to MDSQWQSYKDPLVGRPAQFNNNGLTPNPNAQHLPSNYGGQQPPSQAPAGYTYEPFQTPGIAAKPPPVASSKPISMAASPAATPHTRDYVNDADIAMEDADPYNRTKYPTRPAHQSRPSSQYFPTEGSTAARRYSPMNVLSPGLPYNSSPGKSSNSYAFPPATHPSGQSPTRATNYSSPPQSYQSPPSSGSHPPRLPPLQSTDMSPDHFFGPSSGPQLSSPFTQDARSPRSGSGSGIIQQPGRGPMPKFQKFKSIQELQPRIHTQPAYRRANPEGGFISPLQALTNHLPATYRICNPNFHYESSRNPRRVLTKPSKGVKNDGYDNEDSDYILYVNDILGSEEAGHKNRYLILDVLGQGTFGQVVKCQNLKTQEVVAVKVIKNKTAYFNQSMMEVSVLDLLNSRYDKNDDHHLLRLKDTFIHRQHLCLAFELLSVNLYELIKQNQFRGLSTTLVRVFAQQLLNALSLLNKAHLIHCDLKPENILLKNLESPIIKVIDFGSACDERQTVYTYIQSRFYRSPEVLLGLPYSSAIDMWSLGCIVVELFLGLPLFPGSSEYNQVCRIVEMLGLPPTWMLEMGKQSGEFFEKTQDEFGRKTYRLKSLEQYSREHNTKEQPSKKYFQASTLEDIIRSYPMPRKNMKPAEVEREVNNRVAFIDFVRGLLSINPLERWSPQQAKLHPFITQQKFTGPFVPPMNLKYASLNKTVPPGIQQQQQAEAASKQRAAHAQSAAQSAYTMHMNQYHPPAHPQAPPMYTGMYAGHQQAPPPYPTQPPAYGHQMNLMPGQMPQSQFGPSQSLYAQATTRAGRQRASTMDPQGIPPTIQRVASHLDPNAPIRLQPSPAYYPPPADGYVDPNAPNQRRRGSRVGGTRNRDFIRTLEDGVMGENFMGQQNQWH, encoded by the exons ATGGATTCTCAGTGGCAGTCATACAAAGACCCCTTGGTGGGTCGTCCTGCACAGTTCAACAATAACGGGTTGACGCCGAATCCCAATGCCCAACATCTGCCTTCGAACTACGGCGGCCAGCAACCACCATCGCAGGCTCCCGCGGGTTACACCTACGAGCCTTTCCAAACCCCTGGAATTGCGGCCAAACCGCCCCCGGTCGCTTCCTCCAAACCAATCTCGATGGCGGCGTCTCCCGCAGCTACACCCCATACCCGCGACTATGTCAACGATGCGGATATCGCTATGGAAGACGCGGATCCGTATAACCGGACCAAATACCCAACGAGACCTGCCCATCAGAGCCGACCTTCTTCGCAGTATTTTCCGACCGAAGGGTCTACTGCTGCTCGCAGGTACTCTCCAATGAACGTCCTGTCACCAGGCTTGCCCTACAATTCAAGCCCGGGAAAGTCTAGCAATTCATACGCCTTTCCGCCCGCGACGCATCCGTCTGGACAGTCGCCAACAAGGGCCACCAACTATTCTTCGCCTCCCCAGTCATATCAGTCACCTCCTT CATCTGGATCGCATCCTCCGAGATTACCTCCTCTACAATCCACCGATATGAGCCCCGATCACTTCTTCGGCCCGTCGTCAGGACCGCAACTCAGTTCGCCATTTACACAAGATGCACGGTCACCACGTTCAGGGTCAGGGTCCGGTATTATTCAACAGCCAGGCCGTGGCCCGATGCCGAAATTCCAAAAGTTCAAATCGAtacaggagctgcagcctcGCATCCACACACAACCTGCGTATAGGCGTGCCAACCCTGAGGGTGGTTTCATCAGC CCTCTCCAAGCGTTGACAAACCACCTTCCGGCTACTTACCGGATATGCAACCCGAACTTCCATTACGAGTCATCGAGGAACCCACGTCGAGTTCTTaccaaacccagcaaagGCGTCAAGAACGACGGGTATGATAACGAGGACAGCGATTATATTCTATATGTAAATGACATTTTGGGAAGCGAAGAGGCAGGGCATAA GAATCGTTATCTCATTCTTGATGTCCTTGGTCAGGGAACCTTTGGACAAGTTGTCAAGTGCCAGAACTTGAAAACACAGGAGGTTGTTGCCGTTAAAGTCATCAAGAATAAGACTGCCTACTTCAATCAAAGTATGATGGAGGTTTCCGTCCTGGATCTG CTCAACAGCAGATACGACAAGAACGATgaccaccatcttctccgactAAAGGATACCTTTATACATCGCCAGCATCTTTGTTTGGCATTCGAGCTGCTCAGTGTCAACCTTTATGAATTGATAAAGCAGAATCAATTCCGAGGCTTAAGCACCACGCTTGTGCGCGTCTTTGCACAGCAACTGCTTAATGCGCTGAGCCTCTTAAACAAGGCGCACCTGATTCACTGCGATCTTAAGCCGGAAAATATTTTGTTAAAGAA CCTCGAAAGCCCCATCATCAAAGTTATCGATTTCGGATCCGCCTGTGATGAACGACAAACTGTTTACACATACATTCAGTCCAGATTTTACCGCTCACCAGAGGTGCTTCTTGGTTTACC GTATTCTTCTGCAATTGATATGTGGTCTTTGGGTTGTATCGTCGTCGAGCTATTTCTTGGTTTGCCCCTGTTCCCCGGATCGTCAGAATACAATCAGGTTTGTCGGATCGTCGAAATGCTAGGTTTACCCCCGACCTGGATGTTAGAAATGGGCAAACAATCTGGTGAATTCTTTGAGAAGACCCAAGACGAGTTTGGACGAAAGACCTACCGTCTGAAGAGTCTGGAGCAATATTCACGCGAGCACAACACGAAAGAACAGCCCAGTAAGAAGTACTTCCAGGCGTCGACATTAGAAGATATCATCCGAAGCTACCCGATGCCGAGGAAAAATATGAAACCAGCAGAGGTTGAGAGAG AGGTCAATAACCGTGTTGCTTTCATTGACTTCGTCCGTGGTCTGCTATCGATCAACCCCCTCGAGCGCTGGTCGCCCCAACAAGCCAAGCTGCATCCCTTCATCACACAACAAAAGTTCACTGGGCCATTTGTGCCACCGATGAACCTGAAATATGCTTCGCTGAACAAGACTGTTCCTCCAGgtatccagcagcaacagcaagcgGAAGCTGCAAGTAAGCAAAGAGCAGCTCATGCTCAGTCCGCCGCACAGAGTGCGTATACAATGCACATGAACCAGTACCACCCTCCTGCGCATCCTCAGGCGCCGCCTATGTACACGGGGATGTATGCGGGCCACCAACAAGCTCCTCCGCCCTACCCAACACAGCCACCAGCATACGGCCACCAAATGAACCTTATGCCTGGTCAAATGCCACAGTCGCAGTTTGGGCCCTCTCAAAGTCTCTATGCGCAAGCCACAACCAGAGCTGGCCGTCAGCGGGCGTCGACTATGGATCCCCAGGGAATACCACCTACTATTCAACGAGTTGCAAGTCACCTCGACCCCAATGCGCCTATTCGGCTACAGCCAAGTCCGGCATACTACCCTCCGCCAGCAGATGGATACGTTGACCCTAACGCTCCAAACCAGAGACGACGAGGCAGCCGCGTGGGTGGGACACGGAACCGAGACTTCATCCGCACTCTTGAGGACGGTGTCATGGGTGAAAATTTCATGGGGCAACAAAACCAATGGCATTAA